Proteins from one Flammeovirgaceae bacterium genomic window:
- a CDS encoding FtsX-like permease family protein, which translates to MIDYIIKIKRKARPIYSDGWVWKMAWRDARHNMGRLFLFVASLVTGIAGVVAIASLNYSLQGDLDRNAKELLGADIVVGANRPFEPEVLAVLDSSKLEYASDAEMASMVLFMNNMRSRLVRVMGIEGPYPFYGEVETLPPNAYSKIKEGRFVVLDESLASQYEVSSDDTVKIGNGYFRVAGVVQKIPGGGGVLSTFTPSVYISRQELDSTGLIQYGSRVSYKRFYKTKTDEDAERIGKEWRPTLRKYGHWYDTVQERKEELGNGFQSVYRFFTLLAFMALVLGCIGVASSVHIYAREKRGQVAVLRCIGSSGWQAFNIFFIQVFVLGLLGSLIGAGIGMGIQQLVPLALQGALPLELQFGLSWRAFFEGLLLGTIVSILFTVLPLVAVRFVPPLSVLHANFVPQRFFSKTKYAVIALVALFPVLAAWYQTKSLWYGIAFSVGLAVALGLLSWVALALLVLVRKYFPRRASFIFRHALSNLFRPNNQTRTLMVSIGLGAFIIATLNIIQYSLLDQVEFTGNQNQSNTIMFDIQPPQKDGVVGLLKAHRLPVNQVVPIITCRISELKGKAVNLYLKDTTDNIPNWALTREYRVTYRDSLHVSEEMLEGEIQHLKKGRQDSVWVSISEGMQETLDVNIGDPLVFDVQGVPVPAKISGIRKVDWPKDPPNFIFVFPNGVLEAAPQIWVAATRIDDQQSANRFTQELVMGFPNVSLIDLRLVLSTVNELFGKIGSVVRFLALFSIVTGLVVLAGAVVNSKFLRIRENVMLRTMGARTRQITRITLIEYSYLGLFSALTGILLSMVSGWFLTHYFFEVNFSFNGLDLAYLGVAVMGLTVFIGWFNSREVINSPPLQVLRKEN; encoded by the coding sequence ATGATCGATTATATCATCAAGATTAAAAGGAAAGCACGGCCCATTTACTCCGATGGGTGGGTTTGGAAGATGGCCTGGCGGGATGCACGCCATAATATGGGTCGCCTTTTTTTGTTTGTGGCCTCTTTGGTTACCGGAATAGCGGGGGTGGTGGCCATCGCTTCCCTAAATTACTCCCTGCAGGGCGACCTGGACCGCAACGCAAAAGAACTGTTGGGCGCGGATATTGTGGTCGGTGCCAACCGCCCCTTCGAGCCCGAAGTGCTGGCGGTGCTGGACTCTTCCAAATTGGAATATGCCTCGGATGCGGAGATGGCCTCGATGGTATTGTTCATGAACAACATGCGGTCGCGGTTGGTGAGGGTGATGGGCATTGAGGGGCCTTATCCCTTTTACGGTGAGGTGGAAACACTGCCCCCCAATGCCTATTCCAAAATCAAGGAAGGCAGGTTTGTGGTACTGGACGAATCCCTGGCCAGCCAATACGAAGTAAGCTCGGACGATACGGTAAAAATTGGCAATGGCTATTTTAGGGTGGCCGGTGTTGTGCAAAAAATTCCGGGCGGGGGCGGTGTGCTTTCCACCTTCACCCCTTCCGTGTATATCTCCAGGCAGGAACTGGACTCCACCGGTCTGATCCAGTATGGAAGCCGGGTTTCTTATAAAAGGTTTTACAAAACAAAAACGGACGAGGATGCCGAGCGCATCGGGAAGGAATGGCGGCCCACCCTGAGAAAGTACGGGCACTGGTATGATACGGTGCAGGAGCGGAAAGAAGAATTGGGAAATGGGTTCCAGTCGGTGTACCGTTTTTTTACCCTGCTGGCATTTATGGCTTTGGTTCTGGGTTGCATTGGCGTGGCCAGTTCCGTCCATATTTATGCCCGCGAAAAAAGGGGGCAGGTGGCCGTGCTGCGGTGTATCGGGTCGTCCGGGTGGCAGGCATTCAATATATTTTTCATCCAGGTTTTTGTTTTGGGGCTGCTGGGGAGCCTGATAGGTGCCGGTATTGGAATGGGCATACAACAGCTTGTGCCCCTTGCCCTTCAGGGGGCATTGCCCCTCGAACTTCAGTTTGGCCTTTCGTGGAGGGCCTTCTTTGAAGGGCTGTTGCTGGGGACGATCGTATCCATCCTGTTTACGGTCCTGCCATTGGTGGCGGTCCGTTTTGTGCCCCCCCTTTCGGTATTGCACGCCAACTTCGTGCCGCAGCGGTTTTTTTCGAAGACGAAATATGCCGTCATCGCACTGGTGGCCCTCTTCCCCGTCCTGGCCGCCTGGTACCAGACAAAAAGCCTATGGTATGGCATTGCCTTTTCCGTGGGGCTGGCCGTGGCGCTGGGCCTGCTTTCGTGGGTGGCCTTGGCACTGCTGGTCCTGGTAAGGAAGTATTTCCCCAGAAGGGCCTCGTTTATTTTCCGCCATGCCCTGTCCAACTTGTTCAGGCCCAATAACCAGACCAGGACATTGATGGTAAGCATTGGACTGGGCGCTTTTATCATTGCCACGCTCAACATCATTCAATATAGCCTGCTGGACCAGGTGGAGTTTACCGGTAACCAGAACCAGTCCAACACCATTATGTTTGACATCCAGCCCCCACAAAAGGACGGAGTGGTGGGTTTGCTCAAAGCCCATCGCCTTCCTGTCAACCAGGTAGTGCCCATCATCACTTGCAGGATCAGCGAGCTGAAAGGGAAAGCGGTGAACCTATACCTGAAGGACACCACCGACAATATCCCAAACTGGGCGCTCACCCGTGAATACCGGGTTACTTACCGCGACAGCTTGCATGTTTCCGAGGAGATGTTGGAAGGCGAAATCCAGCACCTGAAAAAGGGGCGCCAGGATTCCGTATGGGTGTCCATATCCGAGGGCATGCAGGAAACGCTGGATGTGAATATCGGTGACCCGCTGGTGTTTGATGTCCAGGGCGTGCCGGTCCCGGCAAAAATAAGCGGGATAAGGAAAGTGGATTGGCCTAAAGACCCGCCCAATTTTATTTTTGTTTTTCCAAACGGTGTGCTGGAGGCTGCCCCTCAGATATGGGTGGCCGCCACCCGCATAGACGACCAACAATCGGCAAACCGTTTTACACAGGAGCTGGTGATGGGTTTTCCCAATGTGTCACTGATCGACCTGCGCTTGGTCCTGAGCACGGTAAACGAACTGTTTGGAAAGATCGGTTCAGTGGTAAGGTTCCTGGCCTTGTTCAGCATTGTCACCGGGCTGGTGGTGTTGGCAGGCGCGGTGGTGAACAGCAAATTTTTACGGATACGGGAAAACGTAATGTTGAGGACAATGGGTGCACGGACCCGGCAAATCACACGGATCACGCTTATAGAATATTCCTACCTGGGGCTTTTTTCCGCATTAACGGGCATCCTGCTCTCCATGGTTTCGGGTTGGTTTTTGACCCATTACTTTTTTGAAGTGAATTTTTCTTTTAACGGGTTGGATTTGGCTTATCTGGGGGTAGCGGTCATGGGGCTCACCGTTTTTATTGGATGGTTCAATTCCAGGGAAGTGATCAACTCGCCACCCCTTCAGGTGCTCAGGAAGGAGAATTAG
- a CDS encoding ABC transporter ATP-binding protein has translation MPETVLQAENLTKIYKSGSKDLTVLDDVSFSAEQGTTLTIIGPSGSGKTTLLGLCAGLDVPTRGTITLMGFKLNKMDEDDRAYVRNQHVGFVFQNFQLLSTLTALENVMIPLELRGEKNVAPRASELLERVGLKDRMGHYPTQLSGGEQQRVAMARAFINSPRILFADEPTGNLDGETASHVTDLLFTLNREEKTTLVLVTHNLELAKKTERILQMKGGRIVEEKSLKVVV, from the coding sequence ATGCCAGAAACTGTCCTTCAAGCGGAGAACCTCACCAAAATCTATAAATCGGGAAGCAAAGACCTGACCGTACTTGACGATGTGTCGTTTAGTGCGGAACAAGGAACCACCTTGACGATAATTGGCCCTTCGGGCAGTGGCAAAACAACTTTGCTTGGCTTGTGTGCCGGCCTAGACGTGCCCACCCGGGGCACCATCACCCTGATGGGCTTTAAGCTCAACAAGATGGACGAGGACGACAGGGCCTATGTGCGGAACCAACACGTTGGCTTTGTCTTTCAAAACTTTCAGTTGCTGTCCACCCTCACCGCACTGGAAAACGTAATGATACCATTGGAGCTGAGGGGCGAAAAAAATGTGGCGCCCAGGGCCTCGGAGCTACTGGAGCGGGTAGGGCTGAAAGACAGGATGGGCCACTACCCCACCCAGCTTTCGGGGGGCGAACAACAGCGGGTGGCCATGGCAAGGGCGTTTATTAATTCCCCCAGGATACTCTTTGCTGACGAGCCCACCGGCAACCTGGATGGGGAGACGGCAAGCCATGTAACCGATCTGCTCTTTACCCTAAACAGGGAGGAAAAAACCACACTTGTGCTGGTTACCCACAATTTGGAACTGGCCAAAAAAACCGAACGCATCCTTCAGATGAAAGGTGGGCGTATTGTGGAGGAGAAATCCCTGAAGGTGGTTGTATGA
- a CDS encoding arylesterase produces the protein MMVVNKTLIIALALLFQSGLAPKTILFFGDSITAGYGLSPEDAFPAHVEAMLVKKGMDVKVVNAGLSGETSAGGLSRIDWVLRQPIDVFILELGANDGLRGLPLGQTRANLQAIIDKVKAKNPKVKLVLAGMMVPPNLGEEYTTEFKEIYPRLARKNNASLIPFLLEGVAGDGQLNLADGIHPNVAGHKIVARTVLKTIEPLLK, from the coding sequence ATGATGGTCGTTAACAAAACCTTAATTATTGCACTGGCTTTATTATTTCAAAGCGGGCTTGCGCCAAAAACCATCCTATTTTTCGGGGACAGCATTACGGCCGGCTATGGGCTGTCCCCTGAGGATGCCTTTCCCGCCCATGTGGAGGCCATGCTTGTCAAAAAGGGCATGGACGTAAAAGTAGTGAATGCGGGCCTGAGCGGGGAAACCTCTGCCGGTGGCCTCAGCCGTATTGACTGGGTACTCCGGCAGCCGATTGATGTTTTCATCCTTGAGCTGGGCGCCAATGACGGGCTAAGGGGCCTTCCCCTGGGCCAAACGCGGGCCAACCTGCAAGCCATTATCGACAAGGTGAAGGCAAAAAACCCAAAAGTGAAACTAGTGTTGGCAGGCATGATGGTGCCCCCCAACCTGGGCGAGGAATATACTACCGAATTTAAGGAAATATACCCTCGCCTGGCCAGGAAAAACAATGCTTCCCTCATTCCCTTTTTATTGGAAGGCGTGGCTGGCGATGGCCAGCTCAACCTGGCGGATGGCATACATCCCAATGTGGCCGGACATAAGATTGTGGCCCGCACGGTTTTGAAAACCATCGAACCCCTGCTGAAATGA
- a CDS encoding SGNH/GDSL hydrolase family protein: MREQPSHKPLSYLALGDSYTIGESVAEKERWPVQLAKALTEKGTPVAPPQIIAVTGWRTDNLKNGIGIAQLEEKYDLVSLLIGVNNQYQGKPVGEYAVEYEGLLKSAIQLAGGDKHHVFVVSIPDYGFTPFGKARQETITRELDGFNAVCKRITESYGATFINITDISRKGLDDPGLVASDGLHPSGKQYALWVERILENFHL, translated from the coding sequence ATGCGCGAGCAGCCTTCCCATAAGCCCTTAAGCTATCTTGCACTGGGCGATTCGTACACCATCGGGGAGAGCGTGGCGGAAAAGGAAAGGTGGCCGGTGCAACTGGCCAAGGCCTTGACCGAAAAAGGGACACCGGTGGCGCCCCCTCAAATAATTGCCGTGACGGGATGGCGTACCGACAATTTGAAAAACGGCATCGGCATTGCCCAACTGGAGGAAAAGTACGACCTGGTTTCCTTATTGATTGGCGTCAACAACCAATACCAGGGCAAACCCGTAGGGGAGTATGCGGTGGAATACGAGGGCTTGCTCAAGTCCGCCATACAACTGGCCGGTGGGGACAAGCACCATGTGTTTGTGGTGTCCATTCCGGACTATGGGTTTACCCCATTCGGAAAAGCCAGGCAGGAAACGATCACCCGCGAACTGGATGGGTTCAACGCAGTGTGCAAACGCATTACGGAATCGTACGGGGCCACCTTCATAAACATCACAGACATTTCAAGGAAGGGGTTGGACGATCCGGGGTTGGTGGCCAGCGATGGGCTGCACCCTTCAGGAAAACAGTATGCCCTTTGGGTGGAACGGATACTGGAAAACTTTCACCTGTGA
- a CDS encoding rhodanese-like domain-containing protein: MQRLGTNNKIGKTWWVAGVSLFLGIIVLSCDSKPKQVEGDIPQYVSATLPVERFQQKLDSAKNAVVLDVRTPEELEGGYIKGAINIDFNAKGFREKMERLDRDATYFVYCASGKRSRKAADMMEGMGFKRVYDLEGGFTDWDSKGLPSLRPPH, from the coding sequence ATGCAAAGGTTGGGTACAAATAATAAGATAGGGAAAACATGGTGGGTGGCAGGCGTGTCCCTCTTTCTGGGGATAATTGTGCTTTCCTGCGACAGTAAGCCAAAACAAGTTGAAGGGGACATCCCACAATATGTTTCCGCCACCTTGCCGGTGGAAAGGTTTCAACAAAAACTGGACAGTGCAAAGAATGCAGTGGTCCTGGACGTGCGCACCCCCGAAGAACTGGAGGGTGGTTATATCAAAGGGGCCATCAACATCGATTTTAATGCAAAGGGTTTTCGGGAAAAAATGGAAAGGCTGGACAGGGACGCCACTTATTTTGTTTATTGCGCCAGCGGCAAAAGGAGCAGGAAGGCGGCCGACATGATGGAAGGCATGGGCTTCAAACGCGTGTACGACCTGGAGGGCGGGTTTACCGACTGGGACAGCAAGGGGCTTCCTTCCCTGCGGCCACCCCATTGA
- a CDS encoding MCP four helix bundle domain-containing protein — translation MKWAYSLQQKTKIAFWSALILTAVFVKNWMDKNHVTTLDSSFASVYDDRLVVEGYLFQLSGHLYQKKIILSGCHNAESAGAAQPQVNSINSTIDQILSDYEKTKLTPDEATYFGSLKKNLAALNTLEGNVLHALNTQDVNLSAATMAQMQKGFDAALLDLGRLSEIQILEGKLLKDQSNQIAAGATLLSTFELVVLIAIGILIQILVFASKSTLPRLAQQPGLN, via the coding sequence ATGAAATGGGCTTATAGTTTACAACAGAAAACCAAAATTGCATTTTGGTCTGCGCTTATCCTGACAGCGGTTTTTGTGAAAAACTGGATGGACAAAAACCATGTGACCACCCTTGATTCCTCTTTTGCATCCGTGTATGACGACCGGCTGGTGGTGGAGGGCTACCTTTTTCAATTGTCCGGCCACCTTTACCAGAAGAAAATCATTCTTTCCGGATGCCACAATGCCGAGTCGGCCGGTGCCGCCCAACCGCAGGTTAACTCCATCAATTCCACCATCGATCAAATTTTATCGGACTATGAAAAAACCAAACTGACACCCGATGAAGCCACCTATTTTGGTAGTTTGAAGAAAAACCTTGCCGCGCTCAACACCCTGGAGGGCAATGTGCTCCATGCCCTAAACACACAGGACGTGAATCTTTCAGCGGCCACAATGGCACAAATGCAAAAGGGATTTGATGCCGCGCTCCTGGACCTGGGCCGGTTATCAGAAATCCAAATACTGGAGGGAAAGCTATTGAAGGACCAGTCGAACCAAATTGCGGCAGGGGCCACACTGCTCTCCACATTTGAGCTGGTGGTGCTCATTGCCATAGGCATACTGATCCAAATACTGGTTTTTGCTTCCAAGTCAACCTTGCCCAGGTTGGCCCAGCAACCCGGCCTAAACTGA
- a CDS encoding YdeI/OmpD-associated family protein → MQSFKTVDEFISQAKQWKEELMQLREILRETKLTEGIKWGAPIYTYKGKNVVGMAGFKSYVGLWFHQGVLLKDPKKKLINAQEGVTKALRQWRMASGKEIDARAIKAYVKEAIGHVEDGKEIKPLPRKKTAIPKELAAALKKNPAAGKAFKLLAPFKQREYSEYIAEAARPETKEKRIGKILPLVQKGMGLNDKYR, encoded by the coding sequence ATGCAATCCTTCAAAACCGTGGACGAGTTTATATCCCAGGCCAAACAGTGGAAGGAAGAACTCATGCAGTTGCGGGAAATCCTCAGGGAAACGAAATTGACCGAAGGGATAAAATGGGGCGCGCCCATCTACACCTACAAAGGGAAAAACGTGGTGGGCATGGCGGGGTTCAAGTCCTATGTGGGGTTGTGGTTCCACCAGGGCGTGCTGTTGAAAGACCCTAAGAAGAAATTGATCAATGCGCAGGAAGGCGTTACCAAGGCCTTGCGGCAATGGCGGATGGCATCCGGCAAGGAAATTGATGCCAGGGCCATCAAGGCCTACGTGAAAGAGGCCATTGGGCACGTTGAGGACGGCAAGGAAATAAAACCACTGCCCAGGAAAAAAACGGCCATCCCAAAAGAACTGGCCGCAGCCCTGAAAAAAAACCCTGCGGCAGGCAAGGCATTCAAACTGCTCGCCCCGTTCAAGCAACGCGAATATTCGGAATACATCGCGGAAGCGGCCAGGCCCGAAACGAAAGAAAAAAGGATTGGGAAAATCCTGCCCCTGGTGCAAAAAGGCATGGGGCTAAACGACAAATACCGGTAA
- a CDS encoding 2-aminoethylphosphonate--pyruvate transaminase — protein MKTVSRKILLNPGPATTTQTVKEAMIVEDICPREKDFGKMLDSIKDDLVKIVHGTETHHAVMFAASGTGGLEAAITSAVPEGKKLLVVENGAYGTRMVKIAQTFHIGVVRYQIDYGDYPDLNEIENLLKANPGISHLAVVHHETTTGMLNPVQAICDLAHRYKTEVIVDCMSSYAGMPIDITQWDAEYLISSSNKCIQGMPGLVFVIFKKNLLDKIRETHRSFYFDIYNQFTGFEKTGQMQFTPPVQVAYALRTAIDEYFAETEAGRWNRYRENHKTLYNGLASMGFEFLLPDNQQSNILLAIKEPAWEGYSFDAMHDYLYARGFTIYPGKGAKEATFRLSVLGDLHKKDIEGFLKCLGDYLSNIKK, from the coding sequence ATGAAAACGGTTTCAAGAAAGATTTTATTAAACCCCGGGCCCGCCACCACCACGCAAACGGTAAAGGAGGCCATGATAGTGGAGGACATTTGCCCCAGGGAAAAGGATTTTGGAAAAATGTTGGACAGCATCAAGGACGACCTTGTAAAAATCGTACATGGCACGGAAACGCACCATGCCGTGATGTTTGCCGCCAGCGGTACTGGTGGGTTGGAAGCGGCCATCACCTCGGCCGTCCCTGAAGGGAAAAAATTGCTGGTGGTGGAAAACGGGGCCTATGGCACCCGGATGGTGAAAATAGCGCAAACCTTTCACATAGGCGTTGTCCGCTACCAAATAGACTATGGGGATTATCCCGATTTGAATGAAATCGAAAACCTCCTAAAAGCCAACCCGGGCATAAGCCACCTGGCCGTGGTGCACCATGAAACCACCACGGGGATGCTAAACCCCGTACAAGCCATTTGCGACCTGGCCCATCGGTACAAGACCGAGGTAATAGTGGACTGCATGAGCTCGTATGCCGGCATGCCCATTGACATCACGCAATGGGATGCCGAATACCTCATTTCTTCATCCAATAAATGCATTCAGGGAATGCCAGGACTGGTGTTTGTCATTTTCAAGAAAAACCTGCTGGACAAGATCAGGGAAACCCACCGGTCGTTCTACTTTGATATTTACAACCAGTTTACCGGGTTCGAAAAAACGGGGCAAATGCAATTCACCCCTCCGGTGCAGGTCGCGTATGCCTTGCGCACGGCCATTGACGAATATTTTGCCGAAACCGAAGCCGGAAGATGGAACAGGTACCGGGAAAACCACAAAACGCTGTACAATGGATTGGCGTCCATGGGGTTTGAATTCCTGTTGCCGGACAACCAACAATCGAACATCCTGCTGGCCATTAAAGAACCGGCATGGGAGGGATATTCCTTTGATGCCATGCACGACTACCTATATGCGCGTGGGTTCACTATTTATCCCGGCAAAGGTGCCAAAGAGGCCACCTTCAGGCTTTCCGTGTTGGGCGACCTCCACAAAAAAGACATTGAAGGCTTTTTAAAGTGCCTTGGGGACTATCTCTCCAACATAAAAAAATAA
- a CDS encoding gliding motility-associated C-terminal domain-containing protein — MDKRIALLPLLFAQAIVAWGNPGNGFIENKSQWPCEVGFLMDVPGGQMAVGAGRFDYFFLDYREVNALHITAHTGFKEVGTAPENVSINGRKVSVDFLGSQPSTPAMGKPRPNYYNYFFGNDPGRWASHVRAFEEIYYSNIYDGIGLKLYDKGPGVKYDLVVSPGADPHQVQIAYHGALSVGLSDGDLLVDAEHALITEKKPVAYQMVGGERRPVDVEYALDGEVVSFYFPKGYDNCYELVIDPLLVFSTYSGSQADNWGSTATPGEKGRVYSSGVTNHFVGPAFSGAFPATPGAFQSSYGGIYDIAILKYDSAGQELLYASYLGGSGSESPHSLVVNDAGELLVLGTTSSMDFPTTPGAFDRTYNDTGGTAITHVVTYDNGSDLFVSRISQDGSELLSGTFLGGSGPDGLNPSFGALAINYGDQLRGDIVPDPNGNVYISTVTSSQDFPVANAFGLAYHGGGTDALIVKLDRDLSQILWASFLGGSSEDAAYTIKPDSEDKLWAAGGTASADFSTTPGTFRESYGGNVDGWIARIENDGSALVAATFVGTSAYDQVYFLDLNQNDEVYVYGQTAGNIPVSPGVYNNPNSGQFLQKYSKDLTALGFSTVWGSGRGAPDISPTAFLVNECNNIYMTGWGGAINNNINIPLMMGSSTHGLKVTADAFQSTTSGSDFYFIVLTDDAKEMLYGTFLGGTQSKTHVDGGTSRFDKGGIVYHAVCSGCVSGNPAMHPTSDFPTTPQAWSRTNNSLNCNNAAFKFDLSSLRARIVTNSLALDQPGLDKICLPDKLVFQNRSTGGQFFEWDFGDGTQNTAPDTSAIVHEYEKEGTYLVKLRAVDDGTCTGEDFDFATIVVSRATGFAGESQTICQGGDARLMAGGGVRYSWSTGQGEAVSEAAQPVFSPTDTMTYYVSITDVNNCVAKDTLRVDVVPAIDLRFEMQKVTDCESRPTLKLINRTEEPDGQFFEFGDGNFSTAREVVHHYESDGTYHIKLVGKRAFCAFEQSVDVPFYTIRVPNVITPGNSDANSSGKNDTFKVIYGESANSPTTSEAGLNVSLSVYNRWGKLAYKNDNYDDSWAGEGLEAGTYFYEVKIENEPLCKGWVQIIR; from the coding sequence ATGGACAAAAGGATTGCGCTTTTACCTTTGCTATTCGCCCAGGCCATCGTGGCGTGGGGCAATCCAGGAAATGGGTTTATTGAAAACAAAAGCCAATGGCCATGCGAGGTAGGTTTTTTGATGGATGTGCCCGGAGGCCAAATGGCGGTAGGGGCCGGCCGCTTTGATTATTTTTTCCTGGACTACCGGGAAGTAAATGCCTTGCACATAACGGCCCACACCGGGTTCAAAGAGGTTGGCACCGCGCCCGAAAATGTGAGCATCAACGGACGGAAGGTGAGCGTTGATTTTCTGGGCAGTCAGCCGTCAACACCGGCAATGGGAAAGCCCCGACCAAATTATTACAATTATTTTTTTGGCAACGATCCCGGCCGGTGGGCATCCCACGTTAGGGCTTTCGAGGAAATTTACTATTCAAATATTTATGATGGCATTGGTTTAAAGCTCTATGACAAGGGCCCCGGGGTAAAGTACGACCTGGTGGTGTCGCCAGGTGCAGACCCGCACCAGGTACAAATCGCTTACCATGGTGCTTTGTCGGTGGGCTTATCGGATGGCGACCTGCTGGTGGACGCGGAACACGCGCTCATAACTGAGAAAAAACCTGTGGCCTACCAGATGGTCGGGGGTGAAAGAAGGCCGGTGGACGTGGAATATGCCTTGGATGGGGAAGTGGTTTCTTTTTATTTCCCCAAAGGTTACGACAACTGTTATGAACTGGTCATCGACCCGCTGCTTGTTTTTTCCACGTATTCCGGGTCCCAGGCAGACAATTGGGGCAGCACCGCCACCCCCGGTGAAAAAGGCCGGGTATATTCATCAGGGGTTACCAACCATTTTGTTGGCCCTGCGTTCAGCGGGGCTTTTCCGGCCACGCCAGGCGCCTTCCAATCAAGTTATGGGGGGATCTATGACATTGCTATTTTGAAATACGACTCCGCAGGGCAGGAACTGCTGTACGCCTCCTACTTAGGTGGCAGTGGCTCCGAAAGCCCGCACAGCCTGGTGGTGAACGATGCGGGGGAACTGCTGGTGTTGGGCACTACCAGTTCAATGGATTTTCCCACTACTCCAGGGGCGTTTGACAGGACTTACAACGATACAGGGGGCACGGCCATCACCCACGTGGTGACCTATGACAACGGTTCCGATCTTTTTGTCTCCAGGATAAGCCAGGACGGAAGCGAACTGCTTTCCGGGACTTTCCTGGGAGGCTCCGGCCCGGACGGGTTGAACCCGAGCTTTGGCGCCCTGGCCATCAACTATGGCGATCAACTGCGCGGTGACATTGTACCGGACCCCAATGGGAATGTTTACATAAGCACGGTGACCTCCTCACAGGATTTTCCCGTGGCCAACGCATTTGGCCTTGCCTATCATGGCGGGGGCACGGATGCCTTGATAGTGAAGCTTGACCGGGACTTGTCGCAAATACTCTGGGCATCCTTCCTGGGAGGAAGCAGCGAAGATGCGGCCTACACGATAAAACCCGACAGCGAGGACAAGTTGTGGGCGGCCGGGGGAACGGCAAGTGCGGATTTTTCCACTACCCCGGGCACGTTCAGGGAGTCGTACGGGGGGAACGTGGATGGCTGGATCGCCCGCATTGAGAATGACGGATCGGCCTTGGTGGCCGCCACATTTGTGGGAACGAGCGCTTATGACCAGGTCTATTTCCTCGACCTGAACCAGAACGATGAGGTGTATGTGTACGGGCAAACGGCTGGCAATATTCCGGTGAGCCCCGGGGTGTACAACAATCCGAATAGTGGCCAGTTTTTGCAGAAATATTCGAAAGACCTCACCGCCCTCGGGTTTTCCACCGTGTGGGGATCCGGCAGGGGCGCCCCGGATATTTCCCCCACGGCCTTTCTGGTCAATGAATGCAACAACATCTACATGACGGGCTGGGGAGGCGCAATCAACAACAATATAAACATACCCCTGATGATGGGAAGCAGCACCCATGGGTTGAAGGTGACCGCGGATGCCTTTCAAAGCACCACCAGCGGTTCCGATTTTTATTTTATCGTATTGACCGATGATGCAAAGGAAATGCTTTATGGCACGTTCCTGGGCGGCACCCAGTCCAAAACCCATGTGGATGGGGGCACCAGCCGTTTTGACAAAGGGGGGATCGTTTACCATGCGGTGTGCTCGGGGTGTGTCTCGGGAAACCCGGCCATGCACCCGACCTCCGATTTTCCCACCACGCCCCAAGCATGGAGCAGGACCAACAACAGTTTGAATTGCAACAATGCAGCTTTCAAATTCGACCTATCTTCCTTGCGCGCCCGCATAGTCACCAACTCCCTTGCCCTGGACCAGCCAGGCCTTGATAAAATTTGCCTCCCGGACAAACTGGTGTTTCAAAACCGGAGCACGGGAGGGCAATTTTTTGAATGGGATTTTGGGGACGGCACCCAAAATACCGCCCCCGATACCTCCGCCATAGTGCACGAATACGAAAAAGAAGGCACCTATCTGGTGAAGCTCCGTGCCGTGGACGATGGCACTTGCACAGGGGAAGATTTTGATTTCGCCACGATTGTGGTGAGCCGGGCCACTGGGTTTGCCGGGGAAAGCCAAACCATTTGCCAGGGCGGGGACGCCCGGCTGATGGCAGGGGGAGGCGTGCGGTATTCCTGGAGCACCGGCCAGGGGGAAGCCGTGTCGGAAGCCGCACAGCCAGTATTTTCGCCCACGGATACGATGACATATTATGTTTCCATTACGGATGTCAATAATTGTGTGGCCAAAGATACCCTGCGGGTGGACGTGGTGCCGGCAATCGACCTGCGGTTTGAGATGCAAAAGGTAACCGACTGCGAATCCAGGCCTACGCTGAAGCTTATCAATAGGACGGAGGAACCGGACGGGCAATTTTTTGAATTTGGTGACGGCAATTTTTCCACAGCACGGGAAGTCGTGCACCACTATGAATCGGATGGCACCTACCATATCAAACTGGTAGGGAAACGGGCATTTTGTGCCTTTGAGCAGTCCGTTGATGTGCCTTTCTACACCATTCGCGTGCCCAATGTAATCACCCCTGGCAATTCCGATGCGAATTCTTCCGGAAAGAATGATACTTTTAAGGTCATATACGGGGAGTCTGCCAACAGCCCAACCACATCGGAGGCCGGGTTGAACGTTTCTTTGTCGGTGTACAACAGGTGGGGCAAGCTGGCCTACAAAAACGATAATTATGACGACTCCTGGGCGGGGGAAGGGTTGGAAGCGGGAACATACTTTTATGAAGTAAAAATTGAAAACGAACCATTATGCAAAGGTTGGGTACAAATAATAAGATAG